In Janibacter cremeus, a genomic segment contains:
- a CDS encoding protein phosphatase 2C domain-containing protein, with protein MSSVSEIRGRLRIGSATDTGRVRDHNEDALLAEGSVLVVADGMGGHAAGEVASGIAVETMRELVDRDEPTPDDVTGQILRANERILDSVRTHPQQRGMGTTVTGLVLVTHEDRAQWAVVNVGDSRVYRLVGEGLTRVTVDHSEVQELIDAGVITPAQAEVHPARNIVTRSLGAPLRHRPDIWLVPPTPGERFLACSDGLTNELTDEQLREILQAHPDPRAAADELVRAAVAAGGKDNVSVVVVALDDADIDQVPAGER; from the coding sequence GTGAGCTCCGTCAGCGAGATCCGCGGCCGGCTGCGGATCGGCAGCGCCACCGACACCGGCCGGGTCCGGGACCACAACGAGGACGCCCTGCTCGCCGAGGGCTCCGTCCTCGTCGTCGCAGACGGCATGGGCGGGCACGCTGCGGGCGAGGTGGCCAGCGGGATCGCTGTGGAGACGATGCGCGAGCTCGTCGACCGCGACGAGCCGACCCCCGACGACGTGACCGGACAGATCCTGCGGGCCAACGAGCGCATCCTCGACTCGGTCCGCACCCACCCGCAGCAGCGGGGGATGGGCACGACGGTGACCGGTCTGGTCCTCGTCACCCACGAGGATCGCGCGCAGTGGGCGGTCGTCAACGTCGGCGACTCGCGGGTCTACCGACTCGTGGGTGAGGGGCTCACCCGGGTCACCGTCGACCACTCCGAGGTCCAGGAGCTCATCGACGCGGGAGTCATCACCCCTGCCCAGGCCGAGGTGCACCCCGCCCGCAACATCGTCACCCGCTCGCTGGGGGCACCGCTGCGACACCGGCCGGACATCTGGCTGGTGCCGCCGACGCCGGGCGAGCGCTTCCTCGCGTGCAGCGACGGGCTGACCAACGAGCTCACCGATGAGCAGCTGCGTGAGATCCTGCAGGCACACCCCGACCCCCGGGCCGCGGCCGACGAGCTCGTCCGGGCTGCTGTGGCCGCCGGGGGCAAGGACAATGTGAGCGTCGTCGTGGTTGCCCTCGACGACGCCGATATCGACCAGGTGCCTGCGGGCGAGCGGTGA
- a CDS encoding FHA domain-containing protein — protein MEFRTDGHDGWVELTRAGVHVLAKGEDHLRERLASALAAAGGDTPADVLTDVLTDGGVRQTPDFAIVDEAERRVLVRGAARVLLTGTDGTTREVVAPARAPWIDEDIDTGTITAVLSTGEPEPVVAEPPVAEPAVPSTTPESMAPAAVSPEMAPEGVPDALAGSHPQFVDGHLVGARVAPREPTGAEADPSHTEHASATDASVGPADDASVGPADGAGPRTGVLPVTGDAPEEKTQGRLLLPTGEVVEIDGGVLLGRAPRASAGIGITGEPHLVRVASPDNEISRSHVEVYPEGSQVIVRDLGSTNGTTLALPGQAPRRMAPGEPQPIEPGTTIALAGHISVLLEVD, from the coding sequence ATGGAGTTCAGGACCGACGGCCACGACGGCTGGGTCGAGCTCACCCGAGCGGGCGTCCACGTCCTGGCGAAGGGGGAGGACCACCTCCGCGAACGTCTCGCCTCGGCTCTCGCGGCCGCCGGTGGCGACACTCCTGCCGACGTGCTGACCGACGTGCTGACGGACGGCGGCGTGCGGCAGACGCCGGACTTCGCGATCGTCGACGAGGCCGAGCGCCGGGTGCTCGTGCGCGGCGCGGCCCGGGTTCTGCTCACCGGAACCGACGGGACCACCCGCGAGGTGGTCGCACCCGCGCGTGCTCCGTGGATCGACGAGGACATCGACACCGGCACCATCACCGCCGTGCTCTCCACCGGCGAGCCGGAGCCGGTCGTGGCCGAGCCGCCCGTGGCCGAGCCGGCCGTACCGTCGACGACCCCCGAGTCGATGGCTCCGGCCGCGGTCTCCCCGGAGATGGCTCCCGAGGGGGTACCCGACGCGCTCGCGGGGAGCCATCCGCAGTTCGTCGACGGTCACCTCGTGGGTGCCCGGGTCGCCCCGCGGGAGCCCACCGGCGCCGAGGCGGATCCCTCCCACACGGAACACGCCTCCGCCACCGACGCCTCCGTGGGGCCTGCCGACGACGCCTCCGTGGGGCCCGCCGACGGGGCCGGTCCCCGGACGGGTGTCCTGCCGGTCACCGGCGACGCCCCGGAGGAGAAGACGCAGGGCCGACTCCTCCTCCCGACGGGGGAGGTCGTCGAGATCGACGGCGGCGTGCTGCTCGGGCGGGCCCCCCGGGCGAGCGCCGGCATCGGCATCACGGGCGAGCCGCACCTGGTGCGGGTCGCCAGCCCGGACAACGAGATCTCCCGCAGCCACGTCGAGGTGTACCCGGAGGGTTCGCAGGTCATCGTCCGCGACCTCGGCTCGACCAACGGCACGACGCTGGCCCTGCCCGGGCAGGCGCCCCGCCGGATGGCTCCCGGCGAGCCGCAACCGATCGAGCCGGGCACCACCATCGCTCTCGCCGGTCACATCTCGGTGCTCCTCGAGGTCGACTGA
- a CDS encoding biotin/lipoyl-binding carrier protein: protein MGHRIESELVANVISVHVTEGQAVAAGDELVLLESMKMEIPVLTEGPGHIAEVKVTAGDVVQEGEVLVVIDD, encoded by the coding sequence ATGGGTCACAGGATCGAGTCCGAGCTCGTCGCCAACGTCATCTCCGTGCACGTCACCGAGGGGCAAGCGGTCGCTGCCGGTGACGAGCTGGTCCTCCTGGAGTCGATGAAGATGGAGATCCCGGTACTCACCGAGGGCCCCGGCCACATCGCCGAGGTGAAGGTCACCGCCGGCGACGTCGTCCAGGAGGGCGAGGTCCTCGTGGTGATCGACGACTGA